The Anaerolineales bacterium region CTACGCTGACCTTCAAAGGATATCGAGTGATCGCCGCGCGTAACGGGCAAGAAGCGCTGGATGCCATTCAAAAGGAACACCCCGCGCTGGTCATCGCGGACATCCTCATGCCGGTCATGGACGGGTTCAGCCTGGTCCACCACCTGCGCATCAACCCCGCCACCCGCGACTTGCCGGTGGTATTCCTCTCCGCCACCTACGTCACCCCGGAAGATAAAGATTTCGCGCTCGCCATTGGCGTCACGCAGTTCATTGAAAAGCCGATGGATATCGAGACATTCCTTCCCATTATCGCGGATATTCTCGCCCAAAAAGTTAAGCCAGCCCATCAAACGATCGGCGATTTTGAATTCTACGACGGTTACCGCAAACGCCTTGAGAACAAACTGCTTCATAAGAACGCCCAGATCACGCGTTCCGAGCATTTGCTTAGCGCCACGCAGGACGCGGACGAAAAACTGACGGTCGCGCAATCGTTAGACAGCGCCCGCGCCGAACGTGACGAGATCCTGAAACTGCTCGAGCAGATCCATAAACAGATGGATAATTTCGAGAAGCCCGAATAGAAAAAAGGCTTTATCGGAATTAATTCGCAGATGTGACAGATTGGGCGGATTTGGAAAAATCAGAAAAAAACAGCGAAATCGGCAGATAAAGTTAAAACAATCGCCCCGAATTTCGGGGCGATTTTATCACTTCCACACAAACACGAGTTCGCCGGTTTGCGGCAGAGTGACTTCGATGGCTTGCGGATTCGCCGCCCCGCAAAATCCGCTTTTGCAATTGCAGTTTGAGTCCATTGTATTGCTCGTGCAATACACAGACACATAACTCACCATCCACGTGCCGGACAAGTTCGCGGGCAAGTAGGCATAGAAACGCCCTTCGTTATCTGTGCTGGCGTCTGTGCGGTTCGATCCTTGCTCGATGGCGAATCCGATTCCCGTTACCGGGATGCCGAATTCTGTTTTGACGACGCCGGTAACGAGGATCGCATTTTCTGGCTCGACGAATTCCGGCGGAGGTCCGTCGTAATCGCCCGCGACAAGTTCGGCGAGTATCCAACCAAAGATTTCCTCCTCGTTTTTGACATAAAACCACCCGTCTCCGCCGCCGCGCGCCCTGCCGATCACTTCCAATGTTGTGCCTTGCGCCATCACTCGGCTCACTTTGAACAACGTGCCGGGTCCCACGCGCAAGTTGACATTCTGCACAATCGTTTGGACCGAATACGGTTTGAAGACCGGTTCGGTTGGCGTCTGTTGCAGTTGCGGTGGCGGCGTTTCAGTAGGCGCGTTCGTCGTCGGCGTAGGGGCAGATCGCGTCATGGCGGCGATGGTCACTGCCACAACGGTTTGCACTTCGCCCGGCGAGGCGGTTTCCGCAGGCGCGCCGCATGAGGCGATCAAAATTGAAGTCAGGCAGAGCAGGCTGACCCGTCGAATGAACCGCATAAAAGTCCGCCCGTTATTTCACTTTGAGATTCACGATCCCGCTGAATGCCAGCGCGACCCATTTTCCTTTTTCAACTTCAACCCACACGCTTTTCGATTGTAGTCGCCGCCCGCTGAATGTCTTGCCCTTTTGCAACTGTCCGATGATGGAATGTTCAACGCCCGGTCCATTGCGGACGTTGAGCAGGTCTGCGGTGACTTCAAACGTCAGGGAGGAGGGGATCTTCACCGCGTCGGGGATGTCGGTACTGACCGCTTCTTCCTCCGGGGAGGTTGAATCGGCTGTGGAGAAATATGGCATCGGGTCAACGTAGCCCTTGTAGGGCGGGTTCTCGCCGTCAATCTTCAACCCAAAATGCAAATGCGGACCGGTGCTTGCGCCGGTGTTGTTGCTATGACCGACCATGGCGCCGGCTTTTACCTTTTGCCCCGCCGCGACGCTCGCGTTGGCGAGGTGCGCGTAATAGGTGTAGTAGATTTTGCTTCCGTCTACATGGCTGAGTTTGACGTAGTTGCCGTAGCCGCCGTTCTCGAAACCGACGAGCGCCACTGTCCCTGCCGCCGCCGCGTTGACCGGCGTGCCGTTGGGGATGCCGTAGTCAATGCCGTTGTGACCGGGAAAGCCCCATTTTTTGTAGAAGTCTGGGTTTTCGCCGAATAGTTGGGTGATGGGTCCGTTGACAGGTACGATCAATTTGATAGCCATGTTCCTCTCCTTGGTGATACGGATGTGTCTATGATAACACACGAGAATATCAGCGCGATGCGCTCCACGCGCAGGAAAAACGGTAGAGCGAAACGCTATCTCGCTCTCATCATTGACTGTCTGATCAGGCGCTTTCTCAACGATCTCTGTGAACTTTGCGGCTTATTTTGTTCGCCCGGTCGTCAACGCGTAGGCGGCGATTCCGAACGCCACCGCCGCGTTGAACGATTTTTTCTCACCGCGCATGGGGATGAAGAATATCTCGTCGCATAGGCTGAGTAAGCCGGGGTCAACGCCGGTGATTTCGTTGCCGACGATCAGCGCCATATCTTCTTTCGGTTTCTTCAGTTTACTGATCGCAGATGCCTTGGCGGTTTCCTCCAGCCCATAGATTTTCCAGCCCTCAACCTTCAAACCTTTAACCAGCTTCACCGCGTTCTTGTGATACGACCACGGTACAGAATCCTCCGCTCCGAGCGAAGTCTTTTGCACGGCGTCGTTCTCGGGCATGGGCGTGATGCCGCACAGATACGCATGCATGAAGCCGAATCCCTCCGCGCTCCGTAAAATGGATCCCACGTTCCCCGCCGAACGGATGTTATCGAGAAGGACAGTTGCCCTCCCTCTCCTTTTAGGAGAGGGACTGAGGGTGAGGTCTACTGGGGGGTGATTCCGTTCCACCTCCAAGTTTCGCCGAAGCGCGACGCGCGTCTCGCCTATGCAGATCGGGCAACGCGTCCCGTGCGTGTGACCAGTGGACAACGGATAACGCAGTCCGCAACTCTTGCAGATCCGTATTTCAAAAGTTCGTTCAGGCATCGGGTATGATTATACACAGCATGAAATACATCTTGTTCAACAAACCGTACGGCGTCCTTTCGCAATTTACAGACGAAGGCACGGGTCATCCTACGCTCAAAAAATTCATCAACGTTCCGGGAGTTTACGCGGCGGGGCGGTTGGACCGCGACAGCGAAGGCTTGTTGCTCCTCACCGACGACGGCGCGCTCATCAAAAAAATTTCCGACCCTCAGCACCATGTCGAAAAAACATATTGGGTCATGGTCGAAGGCGACCCAACGCCGGAGAAATTGACTCAACTGGAGAACGGGATTCAACTCAAAGGTTATCGGACTCGCCCGTGTAAAGCCCGCCTCATCCCGGACCCCAGCCTGCCTCCCCGCCTCAAGCCGGTGACTCCGCACGGTCCCACCGCGTGGATCGAGATCAAACTTCGTGAGGGCAAAAAGCGGCAAGTGCGACACATGACCGCGGCGGTCGGTTTGTTCACGTTGCGGCTCGTCCGCGCTGCTATCGGTCCTATTGAGTTGGGGGATTTGCAAGTTGGTCAATGGCGTTCGGTAGCCGGCGATGAAATCCTTGCGTTGAAACGCTGAGCGACGATACGCGGAAAGTCGGGACGAATATCATTCTGCGGGGGTGACAAAAAATTTTCAGCTTTGCGACCTATTTGATAGACTCTATAGCAGATGGAAAATCCGATCCACGGAGTCGAAAAATGAGCGAATTTCGTATTGATGCGGCGCTTCCGCAAGAAATGGCGGAACGCGCAGAGCAAGTCGGCGTGCGTAAAGCCGCCATGCCTTTTCTCAAAACGTTCACGCTGGCAATGCTGGCAGGAGCGTTTATCGCGTTCGGGGCGATCTTTGCAACCACCGTCAGCGCGGGGAGTCTAGCGGTCGCATCCACAGCGGACGGCGGCGTTCCCTTTGTGATCGGCCTGCCGTTCGGCGTGACGCGTTTGTTGGCGGGGATCGTCTTTTCCCTCGGCTTGATCCTAGTCATCATCGGCGGCGCGGAATTGTTCACCGGCAACAATCTGATCGTCATGGCGTGGGCGGGCGGCAAAGTGACGAGTTACGCGTTGTTGCGGAATTGGGCGATCGTCTATCTCGGTAATTTCGTCGGCGCGTTAGGCACGGTCGTTTTGATGTTTTTCTCACGGCAACATACATTCGGGGCGGGAGCTGTGGGAATTACAGCCTTGAAGATCGGGGTTGCAAAAAGCGAGTTAACATTCCTTCAAGCCGTTGCCCTGGGAATTCTCTGCAATACGCTGGTGTGTCTGGCGGTCTGGCTGACGTTCAGCGCGCGCACCGTGGCAGATAAGATTTTGGCGATTGTTGTCCCCATCTCGGCGTTTGTCGCGGCGGGGTTCGAGCATAGCATCGCGAACATGTATTTCATCCCTTACGCGCTCGCGCTCAAATATTTCGACCCGGCGTTCGTTTCGGCGATGGAAGGTCAAGTCCCACATCTTGATCGCCTGACCGCGCCGGCGTTTTTTGTGAACAATCTGATCCCCGTGACGATCGGGAATGTCATCGGCGGAGCGGTGTTTGTCGCGGCGGTCTATTGGTCGGTTTACTTGCGCAAGCCGAAATAGCAAAACAGCCCTCGGAAAATTCCGAGGGCTGTTCGATCCCGTCAAGCTAGGGAAGTTTGAATCGCATGATGCGATTGTTTCCCGGATCCGTCACCCAGACGAATTCGAGCGGATCTACTGTGATGCCGGTGGGTAAGCCGAATTGGTCGGCGTCTCCGCCAAAATCGCCCCACGTGCGCACGAATTCACCGGACGATGTAAATTCGATCACGCGGTAACCCTCGGGGTCGGTGATGAAGACGTGATCGTTTCCGTCCACGGCGATGAACGGTTTGTTGTTCAGGCTCTGGATATTCCCATCCAGACCGAACCAGCCGTTCACATCCCATTGCGCGAGAGGTTGATACGACACTTCGCCTCCCGCTGATTCGACGCGGGCAAACGATTGGACGCGTTGGTTCCACGTGTCGGTGACGTACACCGTGCCGTCGCTTCCCACCGCGACGCCAACCGGCTCGTCGAATTGACCGGGATCGAATCCCCCGGAGCCAAATTCGGTGAGGTAATTCCCGTTCGAGTCGTATACGAGGACGCGCTTGTTGCCGGTATCCGCGACGAAGACGCGCCCATCTGAATCTACCGCAATGCCGCGCGGTCCCCAGAAGAAGTATTCCGAGTTGGGGGTTTCCGGTGATGGCTGACCGAACTCTCCCCACATTTTGATCGAGCGTCCATCCGGCGTAAATTTTTGCACGCGATGATTCCACGTGTCGGTCACGTACACCGAGCCGTCGGGTCCAACTGCCACCCCCCATGGCTCGAAGAAAGAGCCGATCGGCGCCTCGCCCGTGCTCAAATCTCCGAAGGAGCCCCATGTATTGAGCAGGCTTCCATCGGATGCAATGTGAAGGATGCGGTGATTGTTTGAGTCCGCGATGTAAAGATCGTCGTTGCGCCCGGCGGCGATGGAGTGCGGCGCATTCAGCCCCAACGGCGGATAATTTTCACTGCCGAAGATTTGATCCGCCACAAGGGTGATGGCGCCAGCCGCATAGGGGTCCGAGGCGAGCGGAGCCACAGAAGGTCCGACGCCGTAATTCCAAATCTGCGAAGCCACATCTTTGCGGATATAAAGCCTCATCTGGTCTGCCGGATCCCAAGTCGTGAGCGTCATGCGGGTGTTGCCTGTCGCTTGCGCGTAGCGCGTGTAATCGCGGTTGAACCAAATATCGAAGATGCCGGCGCGTATATCTTTGTTGGTGATGGCGTTGAGCACGCGCGCGCGGTCTAACCCGAAGTAATCCTGATTGGGCCACCACATGCGGATGTAGTCGAAGCGATAGTAGCCGTTGCCGAGCGCCGGGTCAATTTTGTCGAAGTTCTTTTGGTCAACGATCACCGCTACCGCCTCGCGCAAGACGCGCGTGGGTTGATCGAACGAACGCTGTTGAGTGTAGTCGCGCAAATACCAGACGACGGGCCATGATACGCCGGTGTCGGGCGAGCTGGCGTCGTAAGCGACGATCGCATCCAGACCGCCGGTGGTGCGGCGGGAGATCTCCTCCACCTGCGCCATGACTTCCTTGACGCCGCCAGCGCCGTGCGCATATACAAGATATTCAAGCGCATCGTTGTAGTTGATGTAATTCGCGCGGAAGGAGGTGCGCGCGGTTTGAAGCGCGAGCAAGCCGAATACCGCCAAAGCCGCGTATCCGATCAACGGCGTGGAGCGCGGCGCGCGTGAAAGCCAGACGATTCCGCCAATGCTGAAAAGCAGGCTCAAAAACGCGGCGGCAAATTTGATCCCATACGAACCGATCATTGATGTATCGGAGCCAGCCGTAGATTGCAAAGAGAGAAGCCACGCGCCGTTCAAAATGCTCGACCCCGCTGAAACCATGATCAACGCGGCGAGTAATAGAATCCCTAGGCTGGCGAGATCGTTCCGCATCAGTGACCAGAGAATCGTCGCCGAACCGATCATAGTTAGCAATGGCAATATGAAAGCAGATGTGGCTTGCAACTGGTCAAGCGACGTTCCCTGAAATGGGGGAGTGGCTCCATAGACCGAGCGCAACACACTGAAAACGGAGATCACAAATACTGCGGCAACGAGAAGCGCGATCAACGAACGCCACGGCGATTCTTCCGATAGTTTGCCCCTTATCGAACTGATGATTTGGTCCACCGCCCAGCCGGTAAACAACACCATGGGCCACGCCATGTGATACGTCAGCCAGGGCATACGTTCGCCCGCCACCGTGAATGCGGCAATAGTGGAAAATGACCACCACGCCATCAAGGCGAAGAAGACTCCAAACATGGATTCTTTCGCGTCGGGATTCGCCTCCGCTTCTTCCCCCGGTTCGGCTTGTCTCTGCCTGAGCAATTTGTTCAAGCCCAAGCCGATCGCCGCCAGCGTGCCGATCGCCGGCAGGAACTCGTACATGGGAATCTGCACCAACACGTAAAAATACTCGGGTTGACTGCCGCGCTCCACGCCTTGCTGAACGAGCCAGTATCCCAGTGAGCCGACGATGCCGGTGAAGAACCCCGCCGCATTCGTGAAGACGGTTGTAAACAAGATGGTGAACGCGCCCCAATAGAACGCTCCGTATTTCCACCATTCCCGATTCCACCATTGCCCGATCACGATCGAAAGGATCAAAAAGAGAACAACGAACGCCCCGATGATTATCGTTTGTCGGAGGTCAAGCCCGATCACCGACGCCGCATCCGATGGAACAACAATGTTCAGTGGTTTTTCCAGCCACTTGATCGGGAACGGCGTCAGCATCGGCAGCACGAATGTGCCGAGCAATATTATGAGGTCGAATGACCGTTCCTGTAGCAGATTTCCCCAGCCGTATCCCAGGTAGAGGATGACAACCGCTCCAGCCAGCGCGACGAAGGCGAATCCAAACAGAATGGTGGAGGCCGATGTGCCGCCCATAGAGTCCGTGGAAGGCGAAGCGGTTCCGCTGGGGTCCACAGGCATGGCGGTTTCGGTGGCTGATAGCGTTCCGGCATGGCGGTTTACTAAGGCGAATCCCATTCCAACGCTTGCGATCAACGCCGCGGCTGCCAGCGTGACGATGAAAGCGCGGTAATAGTTATATTTTTCCTCCCACGGTTTGCGCGTGACGCGCGCCAGAAAATAAACGCCGAGGAATAGCAGAGCCTGTGCCGTATAAATGAAAGCGGTTTCTTTTGATGTAAAGTGCAACAGGGTCGCGGCAGTCACGAACCAGAGATATTTTTTCTCTCCGCTTTCGATGTATCGCAAGATCGAGTACAACAAAAGGATGCCCGAAAAACCGACAAACGATTCGTTGCGTACATAACGCCCGTAATACAGCATATACGGCGAGATCACCATCAGGAAGGCGGCAACGATCATTCCCCATGTGCCGAGGTATCTGCGCCAATACCAAACCATCCACACGGTGCCAATGCTGAACAGGACGGCTGGGATACGCGCGGTGAAATCCGAAACGCCGAACAGGTAATACGACAACGCCAGGAGGTGGAATTGATACGGTCCGTGCATCATAGGCGTATGTTGATAGCCCTGTCCGCGATACAAAAGCCATGAAAAATAGGTGTGCAGGCTTTCGTCGTGGCTCATCACGCGCGCCCCGAGATCATAAAAGCGCGTGACGAGCGCGAGCAGCATAATACCGGCGAAGAGCGCCATTTCGTTCGTGATCGCCGGCAAGGTGGGATGGATAGGGCGTTCGAGCCAGTTGGTTTTTTCGTTTTCCATTGGGTGCATTACCTATAAAAGATGGGATGACTTATACATCAATCCGAATGTTCTGACAAGTTTGCGTATAATTTTTCGTTAATGATTATTGGCCCGGAGTGTATGTTGTCAATTGAAAAATCGGGGTGAGGGTGGTAGTAAATGTGGGCGGATGGGCTGTGACCGTCGCAGTTGTTGCGCAGGTCGGGATGACAAGTTCTATTCCTGCGCGTATCGGCGTGGACTTTAGATCGTTCGCGCTCGCGATCCGGTCTTCGCGCGTTGCAAACTGCCGGGCAATGCTTTCCAATGTGTCATTTTCTTGAGTTACATAAATAATGTTACCGCAGGCTGGCGAGGTTGCCTCGGTTTGCGTCGCTTGTTGCGATGGTGATGGAATGGGCAAAATATCAAACGGCTGACCCTGATCGGTTTGCTTGTTGGTCATCTCGATCTGCCATGCGCTAAAAATGAACACGACAAAGATCACGCTTACTATCGCAAAGCGTGTAGCCAATAGCATCTTTGCTTGAGACTTGGATTTGTACTTTCCCAAAATCAAATCCATTGAGAGGGGCAGGGGATTCCCTTGCCATTGTTTGCTCATTACGCTTTGCAAAGTGACTTCAACCTCTTTGATCTCACTTGCGTACGCGTTGCAACTCCCGCAAACAGAAAGATGCTTTATCAGCATTTCTCTCTTCCTTGCGTCTAGCGGATTATCCGTAACGTGCTGAATAAGCCAATGGGCTTCTTCGTGTGTAATTTGCATCTAGTCTCCGTGTAAATGTTGCAAAGCGATCCTCAATCGCTCGCGGGCAGTATGAAGCCTTGAATGAACCGTACCTTCGCTGATGGAAAGTATTTCAGCGATCTCGGTCGTGTGGAGGCTTTGAAAATAGCGTAACACTGTGACAATACGGTGCTTTTCATCCAATTCATTGAGAGCGTTCCAAATTGCGGCTTCTTTTTCGGTTTGGATGACCGCATCCTCCGGGGAAGAGTGTTTCTGGGCGTCAACTTGAAACAGGGCGCTCAGAGAGCCTTTTAATTTTTCCAATACCTTCCGCTTTCGCAAACGACTTCGACTGATATTTAATGCGATCGTGTACACCCAGGCTTTCAGCGATGATCTTTCTTGATACGAAGGCAACGATTTGAGAGCCGCAATGAAAGTTTCCTGGGTTACTTCGTTCGCTTCACTACGGTCTCGCAGAATAGAAATCGCCAGCCTGAATACGCCTGTTTCGTGTTGGCGCACAAACATCTCAATAGAATACTCATCTCCAGCAATGCACCTAGAAATAAGCAGTGACGATTCAGCGGTATCCATGCGCTCTGCATATATATCGTGTGCGGAAGTAAAAACCTTCATGATTTTTAGGCTCTTTAGAGTTTGCGTGTAGTCAGTAATCTACACATTACCTAGAGAAAAATCTCACCCATAAATAAATCCAGCCAATTGACCGCACCCCGCGTGGATATCGATCCCGCGTCTCATGCGGATCGTACACGGAATCCCAGCCTGCTCCAGCGCCTCTTTGAACTTTGCCGCCCGCTCGCGTGACGTGGCTTGACCGCTGTAGCCCGTAGTGGGGTTGAGGGGGATGGCGTTGACATGACACAACAAACCTTTGAGCCGCACAGCGAGTTTCTTTGCGACTTCAGGCGAATCATTGACTCCGTTTATCAATGCCCATTCAAAGGTGACTCGACGATGCGTCTGCGCGACGTAATATTGGCACGCTTCGATCACATCGTTAATTTTGTAGCGTTTATTGACGGGCAGCATCGCCACGCGTGATTCATCGTCCGCCGCGTGGAGGGAGATGGCGAGGTTCACCTGCCGCTTCTCGTCCGCGAAACGTCGAATTTGGGGAACCAGTCCCACCGTCGAGATGGTGAAGCGGCGCGCCCCGAAGTTGAATCCGTTCGAGTCGTTGAGTCGGTCAACCGCCGCCATCGTGTTGTCGTAGTTATGAAAGGGTTCGCCCATGCCCATGAGGACGATGTTCGTCACCGATTCGTTCGCATCTTTCAACATGCGCGCATAATACAAAACCTGCGCGACGATCTCGCCGCTGGAAAGATGCCGCTTGAATCCCATTTGCCCCGTCGCGCAAAAAACGCATCCCATCGCACAGCCCGCCTGCGTGGAGATACATAGCGTTCGACGATTCTTTGCGCCGCGTCCACTAGGTGAGGATGTGATCTGCGGGTTATCTGCCGGGTCGCCATATCTCATCAACACGGCTTCGATCAAGTTTTTATCGGGGAGTTGAAACAGCGTTTTACGTGTAAAGCCATCAGACGAATCAAGATACGTGTTGACGTTGAACGGCATGAACGAAACGTTTTCTTCTAATTTTGTTCGCAGGGATTTCGACAAATTTGTGAATTGCTCTGGCGAATCGTACAAATGTTGATACAAGCCCTGCCAGATTTGCTTTGCGCGATAGGCGGGCTCGTCCCATTCTTGCAACAAGCGTGTGATCGAATCCAAATCAAGATCGTAGATCAACATGGCAATTTAACCGACCAAACTTGCGAGATCATCGGCGATGATATCAATCTTCGGCGCCCACGCCTCCGCTTGCGCGCGGGTGGACACCCCGCTCAACACCAGCGCGCATAGACAACCAACCGCCTGACCCGCGGCAATGTCAGTCTCGAGTCTGTCGCCGACAACGAGAGTTTCATCTTTGCTCGTGCCGAGTCGTTCAAGCGCGAGTTCCATCATGAACGGAAACGGCTTGCCCGCATAAATTGGCTCGACATTTGTCGCCGTGGTGATAACCGAAATCCACGCACCCGCGCCTGGTATTTCTCCGCGTGGGGTGGGGAAGGTCTTGTCAGGATTCGTCGCGTAAAACGGGACGCCGCGCCGCACGAGCAGAGTCGCTTCGCGCATCTTCTCGAAATTGATCTCGCGGTCAATGCCCATCGCAACAATTTGCGCCTCTTCCGCAGACTCAATGGGCAAAATCTCGAACCCCTTTTCTTCCAGCGCGACGCGCATCCCATCTTCGCCGATCATAAACATTTTCGTTCCGCGCTTGAAAGTGTGACTGAGCAAGTGCGCCAATCCTTGCGCAGATGTGACGACCTGTTGCGTCGAAACGTGCACGCCAAGTTTTTCCAGCGTCGTCACATATTGCTCAGGCGTTTTTGTCCCGTTGTTGGTGGCGAAGACGTATATAAATCCGCGCGCTTCGATGCGTTTGAAAATTTCAGGCAAATTGCCGATCGGCGCGTCCGACCGCCAGATCACGCCGTCCATGTCGAGGATGAGGGCTTTGATATTCGATGGCAACATAGTCCGCGATTATAACGTCAAACAAACAGCCCGCCGATTTCTCAGCGGGCTGCAACTAGCCAACTAGTAAACTAGCAAACTAGCAAACTAGTTAACTAATAAACTACTTAACTTTCTCTGGCACCTCAAGCACCTGATCCACCAAACCATATTCAACCGCTTGCTTCGCCTCGAGATAGTAATCGCGGTCGCTATCGCGCTCGATCACTTCAAGCGGCTGGTTGGTGTGCTTTGCAAGAATGCCGAGCAACAACGCTTTCAAACGCAGGATCTGTTTCGCTTGAATTTCAATGTCAGTCGCTTGTCCTTGCGCACCGCCGAGAGGCTGGTGCATGTGGATGGTCGCGTTCGGAAGGGCGTAGCGTCTGCCTTTCGTGCCAGCCGCCAGCAACACGGTCCCAAACGACGCGGTGACGCCGACCGCCACTGTGCTGATCGGGTTCGAGATCATCTGCATCGTGTCGTAGATCGCCAGCCCCGCGTAGATCACGCCGCCTGGCGAATTGATGTACATCTGAATTTCTTTTTCAGGGTCTTCGTGATTCAAAAACAGCAACTGCGCCACGATCACGTTCGCCACTTGGTCGTCGATCGGCGTGCCGAGAAAAATGATGCGCTCTTTGAGCAACAGCGAGTAAATGTCATACGCCCGCTCGCCGCGGCCCGTATTTTCCACAACCATCGGGACGATATTTTTGAAATTGGGAATCATATCTTGTCTCCTTTAAATTGGGACGATGATACTGTTCATGTATTGGATTTTCATTAACTCTTTGTTTCGGCTTCGGATGAAGACTCGACTTCGCTCACGGGGGCAGACGATTCGGCTTCCGCTTTTTCATTTTCGGATGACGAGCCCGCTTCATTCGACGGGACGGCTGTCTCAGCCTCGGCGGCTTTCGCGTCCTCTTCCGCCTTCTTCGCGGCGGCTTCGGCTTTTCGCTCCTCAGGCGATTTGTACTCGCCCACCGCAATAGACTTCAACATGTCCAACGCGCGGCGAGTGAGAACGCGGTTCGCCGATTCCATCGCCACCGCTTGCGCCAACTGCTGTTGACCTTTCTTGCCGCCGCGCACTTTGCCAAAATCCATGCCTTGCATGGCGAGCGCGTTCAACGTCTGGTTGAATTCGCTGTCGAGCGATTCGTTGTCCACTTCGAGTTCTTCCTTGCGGACAATCTCATCGAGAATCAACGAACGTTCAAAGCGTTTCTTTGCAACAGGCTTCGCTTCCTCTTCGATGAATTTCTCGCGCGTGGTGTTTTGCAGTTTGAAATAAGTTTCCAGATCCATGCCTTGATGCGAAAGGCGATGGGTCAGGTCTTCAAGTACATGTTCGCCCTCGTGGTCGAGCGCGGTTTGGTGATATTTGAAGGTCGCGCCCTCTTTGATCTTTTCGATCAAATCAACGAAGTATTTGTCGTCGTAATTTGCTTGCGAGCGGGCTTCCACATCCTTTGCCACGCTTTCGCGCAAGGCGTCGAGCGTCTCGCCCGCGCCGACCGTCTTAGCAAATTCATCGTCGAGTTCGGGCAATGTCACCGCGCGGACAGTTTTCACGGTAACGGTCATCTCCGCGCTTTTTCCCTTTAATTCTTCAAGGTCGTGGTCGGCAGGGAATTCGTGTGTAATCGTCTTTGTCTCGCCAGGCTTCATGCCTACAAGTTGTTTGGCGAACCCTGTAAAGGGCCATTCGGTCTCGCGGTCATCTTTGCGGACGACAGCCGCAAACCCCGTTCGCTTCAATTCCACAGTTTCCGAGTCGACGTCCACCAAAACGTAATCGCCCTCTTGCACTTCGCGCTCGACGGTTTCGGTTGTCGCGTACATTTGGCGCAATTCGTCCATCGCCGCGTCAACTTCCCCGTCGGCTGGACCCGTCCATTCGTAGGGCATCCGAATCGAATGATAGTCGCCCAAATCCACGGTGGGCGCGAGCGGCACTTTGAAGATCAACTTCGGCGGGTCGAGCGATTCGATGTTTTCCAGCCGCCCAGACGCGCCAGGTTCCACATCCGCTTCTTTGAGGATGTTCGAATATTCGGCGTCAATGAAAAAATCAATGGCTTGTTCGACGATGGCTTGTTCGCCGTAATTCAATACGA contains the following coding sequences:
- a CDS encoding ATP-dependent Clp protease proteolytic subunit, which gives rise to MVVENTGRGERAYDIYSLLLKERIIFLGTPIDDQVANVIVAQLLFLNHEDPEKEIQMYINSPGGVIYAGLAIYDTMQMISNPISTVAVGVTASFGTVLLAAGTKGRRYALPNATIHMHQPLGGAQGQATDIEIQAKQILRLKALLLGILAKHTNQPLEVIERDSDRDYYLEAKQAVEYGLVDQVLEVPEKVK
- the tig gene encoding trigger factor, coding for MKIEKTIEENHEAKLVVEVEPELMDTYKRRAARKISERGKIAGFRPGKAPYHMVVLNYGEQAIVEQAIDFFIDAEYSNILKEADVEPGASGRLENIESLDPPKLIFKVPLAPTVDLGDYHSIRMPYEWTGPADGEVDAAMDELRQMYATTETVEREVQEGDYVLVDVDSETVELKRTGFAAVVRKDDRETEWPFTGFAKQLVGMKPGETKTITHEFPADHDLEELKGKSAEMTVTVKTVRAVTLPELDDEFAKTVGAGETLDALRESVAKDVEARSQANYDDKYFVDLIEKIKEGATFKYHQTALDHEGEHVLEDLTHRLSHQGMDLETYFKLQNTTREKFIEEEAKPVAKKRFERSLILDEIVRKEELEVDNESLDSEFNQTLNALAMQGMDFGKVRGGKKGQQQLAQAVAMESANRVLTRRALDMLKSIAVGEYKSPEERKAEAAAKKAEEDAKAAEAETAVPSNEAGSSSENEKAEAESSAPVSEVESSSEAETKS